One genomic window of Mercenaria mercenaria strain notata chromosome 2, MADL_Memer_1, whole genome shotgun sequence includes the following:
- the LOC123561961 gene encoding tripartite motif-containing protein 66-like, with protein MACSSNADKSGVTVTFNCCPCGEKNIKAEKYCVECQDYYCLPCIDIRGRFPSMREHKLVDKADFGQSDVMTLSLSSPTDRCPIHKARLLDMWCKNHDKIVCATCATLKHVACLDVYCISEDVDKLYEKSTADCIKQQLATALTTIKDIKKSKENLLAHLKKSKKNATDSIRKFRKGIEAELEKLEKESIKEVEAEYNKIAPRLGKDIKEAEAHIDELARSSDKLMHTGGSKTQEFICGKIAEKTILNANGRIKHLENI; from the exons ATGGCATGCAGCAGCAACGCAGATAAATCTGGTGTTACAGTTACCTTTAATTGTTGCCCTTGTGgagagaaaaatatcaaagcagAAAAATATTGTGTTGAATGTCAGGACTATTACTGTCTACCATGTATAGATATACGCGGAAGGTTTCCTTCTATGCGAGAACATAAACTGGTGGACAAGGCAGACTTTGGTCAATCTGATGTAATGACGCTCAGCCTGAGCTCCCCTACAGACAGGTGCCCCATTCACAAGGCGAGGCTGTTAGATATGTGGTGCAAGAATCATGACAAGATTGTTTGTGCTACATGCGCTACGCTAAAACATGT CGCATGTTTAGATGTATACTGCATTTCTGAAGACGTTGACAAATTATATGAGAAATCAACTGCTGACTGCATAAAGCAACAACTAGCAACCGCGCTCACTACCATAAAAGATAtaaagaaatcaaaagaaaaccttCTTGCTCACCTGAAGAAATCAAAAAAGAACGCAACTGATTCTATAAGAAAGTTTAGAAAAGGGATAGAAGCTGAGTTGGAGAAGCTAGAAAAGGAATCCATTAAAGAGGTTGAGGCTGAGTATAACAAAATTGCGCCAAGACTCGGGAAGGATATCAAGGAGGCTGAAGCTCATATTGATGAACTTGCACGATCATCTGACAAGCTGATGCATACTGGAGGAAGCAAAACTCAGGAGTTCATCTGTGGGAAAATTGCTGAAAAAACTATTTTGAATGCAAATGGGAGAATCAAACATTTAGAGAACATTTAG